The DNA window TGGGTTCCAGCTAGAGCAAAGAGCACTTTGCTGAGCTCGTCCTCTTGCAGCAAAGCTGAAGGAGCAACGCTGGTGCTGGCTGGTGAGGGCTTGGGGTGGCAGTGGCTGCTAGATACTCCCAGCTGAGACCTTACTGGGAAGGTTACTCTGGCTTCAGCCTCCTGGCTGCTGGTACGGGAGAGGCTGTGTGCTTCCTGGTGGTGGCAGCAACAACAAACCTCCTGGGGAGACTGCTGGGGGCCTGTTTCCCCAGTCCTGTGTCAGCAGTGATTCCTGTGCACCTTCCTGGAGGAAGGGGTAGGTGGAGTGTCTGGTAGCAGCTGTGGGGAATGCCTCCCTTGCAGGTGGGTGAGTCAGGTGAGGCTGGGCCtgtgctctccctgctgctctggtATCCTGTAGGCTGGGGAGCGGTTGGgaagcacagggagctgggacaGGGTGTTTCAAACTTGCCTGAGGCAGCAAGAGCCTGGGCCCTTCCTGCTCTTCTAGAGAGTATGTCTGTATTGCTGTCTGGTGTATGCTCAGTGAGGCGAGTCCTGTTCCCTGCAGCCCTATATCCTCCTCATCTAACTGGTGATACTGTCCCCTGTTTGGAAGGGTAGTAGAAATCTTATTGCCAAGAAGGATGCACCTAGCCTCTGAGGTGCTGGGTTATGGGGTGGTAGCTCTTGCCAGGAGGGTTTTGCACAAGGATGTGAAAGTAGGAACTGGGAGATCAGAAACAGACACCAGTTTCTGAACTGGTAGTTTTCCTTCCTCATGCAGTGGGTCTGCCAGTGACACTGTTTTTTGGGGATCAGTGGGCAGGAGCCCAAAGCTGATCATTCAGGTGCTGTTCTGTGGAGACTGTGGGGCAGCTCTGCATTTCCCTTGGACACCTTGCACCAGGGTCAGGCAGACTAGTGTGCTGGGTGGGTATGGGTGGCAGTATCATGGTTGCAGTAGGTGATAATGTCGGAGTCTGAATGGCAGGAGCAAGACTAAGGGGCTGGAGATACAGCACTAAGGTTGGAAGCTTTCCTACCTGGCTTGAAATGTTAGGCTCCTGCCTTGGGAGGACTGCTGGTGGTGGATGGTGGGGTTCCCAGCAAAGCTGGGGAGACAGGGCCAGGCTCAGTGAGAAGTGGGGAGCGTATGGCTCCACTGGAATTGTGGATGCTGGCGTGTGATCAGCTGAGAGCAATGCTGGGTACATGTGACTGTACCTCTGAAGCTGTGCTTGAAACTTGCTGatctgcagggctgtgccctgcaggctgctgtccTGGGCAAACAGCTGCCTGATCTGCCCTTCTTCTCCACAGAGATACTGCCATCACCATGGAGGGGATTGTGAACATGTATCAGGACTTCATGAAGAAAGCAGGTGAGTGAGTGgctctgcccagctgcagggcaggtggCACTACATGCCTTACTGCCACAAGCACAGGGGGATGGTCTGTCATCCCTGAAGTAGTCTGCGTCTAGCTGCATCCTGCCTCTGTCCTGATGTAGATGCAGCTCAGGTTTTTTTGGGCTGCCTGTGATGATGTTGTCTTGCCTGTGCAGGCCCTTTTGGGGCCCTTGTGCTCTCCTGGGCAGATGGTCtccaggctgccctgcagcatGGCTTCAGGCTGTATCTTACTGAGTTTGGCTAGATTCGCCAGCCTTTGATCCCAGACTGCCCTGCTACCTGCACTCTCGTCCTAGGAGACTGAGGATTGCCATGTCCTTGCCCCTACTCTGGCAGCAGCATTGCTGGCAGTAGTCTGGGGTGAGGTTGCTAACTGCCCTGCACTGTGGCACTCTCCACAGACCCCCGCATTGCTGATTATCCACTGATGCAGTCCCCGCTTCTTGTGATGGGCATCCTTCTGGCGTATGTCTACTTTGTACTATCCTTGGGTCCCCGGCTAATGGCCAACAGGAAGCCTTTAAACCTGAAGAAGTTCATGGTGCTATACAACTTCTTTCTGGTGGGACTCTCACTCTACATAGTCTATGAGGTGAGTTGTTGGCAGTAGGCCTTGTGTGGCATATATAAAGCAGTCCATGCAGGCTGTGTGGGTAATGGGGAGCCCTTTTGCAGGCTGTTCCTTGCCCTTCTGCACAGGGTTTGGGAAGTGTGGTGGGTGATGTGTTGGGCCTCACCCTGATGATGCTCTTGTTGCAGTTCCTGATGGCAGGGTGGCTTACTGGGTACACCTGGCGATGTGACCCTGTGGACTTCTCGCAGGACCCCAAGGCCCTCAGGGTGAGTTCTTGTCCTTTTCCCAATAAGTGGGGGTGACCTTCAGTGCTTGTATTTGCACAGCAAGGTCACAGCTATGTGCCTCTCCTGAGGCAGAGGACTTACAGTCGCTGGCTCTTGGTTTCACCCCAGGGTTTACTGTATGGAGACCCTTGGTCCCTGGGCATGTTCAAGCTGAGGTGGGTCTCTAATGTTAACCTGTTCTGTTACAGATGGTCAGTGTAGCTTGGCTCTTCGTATTCTCCAAGTTCATTGAACTGACAGACACGGTGAGTGAGTTACTGAGGAGGCCTTGTCACTGCTTGCTGGGCAGGGAGTTGGGGCCCAGTGTACTTGGTAGGTGCTTTCTTCAGCCCTTGCAGTCTGACCTGGCAGtgcttctttctggcatctctGCCAAGGAGACCACTCTGGGCTATTGCAGGGACCACTCCTGGTGTGTTAAAGCTCTGGAAGCAGTGGGGTGACCTAATGTGTGGTGGCAGTGAGCTTGGAGGCAGGGGGAAGTGTCACTGAGGTCAGATGCTGTGAATTAGTGGCCCAGCCTGCTGTAGCAGCTCCTTGATGCTGTTGGGCTCTCATTGCAGGTGATCTTTGTCCTGCGGAAGAAGAATGAACAGGTCACATTCCTGCACCTCTTCCACCACTCTGTTCTGCCTTGGAGCTGGTGGTGGGGAGCAAAGTTTGGTCCAGGTAAGATGGAAACTGTCTGGTGCACAGCTTGGGGAAAGAGTGGGGTTAGCCCCAGCATGCTGAGAAGGGTTTTTGGCCCTTCTGGGCTCCTAGGAGCTCCTTGTAGGGCAAACTGCTGTGGAGGATTGACTTATGCTAATGAAAATCTGTCTTAACAGGGGGTATGGGCTCATTCCACGCCATGATCAATTCCATGGTGCATGTTGTCATGTACTTCTACTATGGGCTCTCAGCAGCGGGACCTGCCTTTCAGAAGTACCTGTGGTGGAAGAAGCACATCACAGCCATCCAGCTGGTGAGTCTGCTGTGGAGCAGAGCATGTGTCCTCAGCCTCTGATGTGAGGGGCTTGTGAGGGCCTTGTATATGTGAAAAGTGCAGTCAGCGGCTGTAGCTGTCTCTTCTGTAGACTCCCTCTCTGGGTTTCTAGCAGTTGTGGACCTCTGGGTGCTGCTcagcctgctgcccctgggCTGCAGTCATGTTGGGAGGATGAGAGGCACATGCTGCCTTGAGACTTGTGCCtgcctcttccagctgctgcagactGCACCTTGCCATAAGGGCTGCTACTTCAGAGTGGGAAAGGAGCCTATTGGCTTCATTTAGAAAGAAAGTTTTTAGTGGGATCCTTGAACCTGCTCCCGCTAATAACTtgtccctgctctgccttgctCCCAGGCACAGTTCGTCATTGTCTCCGTCCACATCTCCCAGTATTACTTCATGCCCAGCTGCCAGTACCAGTTCCCCATCTTCATTCACCTCATCTGGATTTATGGGACCATCTTTTTCATCCTCTTCTCCAACTTCTGGTACCAGTCCTACACCAAGGGCAAACGGTTGCCCAGGGTGGCTCAGCAAGCAGCCCAGCACAACGGTAGCAGCATCCATGAGAATGGCACTGTCGCCAATGGCAAGGTCAAAGCTAACTAGAGGGCAAGGCCCTCCCAGAGCCAATGAGAGCCCcggggcagaggcagctgggaCCTGTTCTCCTGCTCCTGGGTGCCACTAGCCAAGTCAAGTGCCTACAGACTGTTGTACCCctgtgcccagccctgctgtcctcTGTCTGCATGCCTAGCccctctgctctgagcagccATGGGCAACTTCTCCTGCTCCTGGGAGGGCTTGTGCTGTTTCTTAGTGTtgctgagcagagaggcagctgcctgcatcacagctgcagggctgcagtcCCATTCCAGTATTTCCAAAGGAACTTCCCCAAGTGCCTACATCTGGCCCTGCTGCCTGGGGCCCATTTCCTTCTGAGTAGGACCAAAAGAAGAGACCAGTCCCTGTCCTGGTTGAtaccctctcctcttccctgtctcATCAGAGCCTGTGTGGATGAGCAGACTTGTCCCTGgttgcctgctgctgccagctcaaGTGTAAGTGCTCCTGCTCTACCATGCCTTGTGCCACCTTATTCCATGCCACAGTGCTGCATGTTCCTTCTGGTCCCTTTGTGCCCAGTGGGGGGTCCTGCCCTGCTGTATCTGTGCCCAGGTCTGGCTGTGGAGAATGTAGGGGCAGTGCATATAGGACTTGAGGGCCCAGACCTGCCCAGTACAGTACACATGCCCTGTGCCTAGTACATAGCGGGGGTTGTGACAGCCTGAAAGGCCTCTCCCACACAGTAAGCCCAGGTTGCCTTGCCTTTCTCTGCCTGGGCTGGGTGCTCAGTGTGTGCTTTAGCTGCACTTACTTGATCCTGTATGGCAGCTGGTGGCTGGCTCCAGAGTGGGGGAGGCCAAGCTCAGCCTTGCCTTGAACCACTTCCATTCCTGTAACTCAAGACTTGAGCAATAATTGCCCCTGGAATCAGCTCCCAGGCTCTCTGGCTTGGGaccagccctgctctggcccAGCATGGGAGGATGGTTGTAGTGTGCCCTGCTATGGTGTAATAGTGAGCACCTCTTGCCTCTGTGGGTCCAACTAGGCCTGGGTGAAGGtgtgctctgccctgcagcagggcggtacagcagctctcctgggccTGGTGCCCATCACCTGCCTTGGCTGTAACCAAAATCATACTGGTGGCCTTGAGGTTGAGGTGAAGGAGCCAGGCCCTGTCACATTGGGCTGCTCTTCTAtcacaaataaacaaacagaaggagaaatggCTCTGCCctcttgtgtcttttttttcttcttctttgtcCTGCTGTGCTCAGAAGCTGTTCCAGGTGTGGGGTCCTGGCTGGTGTGGTTGGAGGCAGGGGTGGGAGAAGCAGCTGGCGTAGCTGGTTTTTGTGTTGGGGGAGAGGGTGATAGCAGTGTGCTGATGAAGCAGATGGCAGACTGTTTCCAAGTGCTTTGGTAGAGCAGTGTTCAGGGCAGGAAATGTGTCAAGGCTCCCCTTGTGAAAGTGGCTCCACCCTGTGAAAGAATGGCTGGGGTGGAgtgtgggggggggctgggacctgggccagctgcccaggaggagctgctgcttttcagaaatgccGGGGAGCAGGGATGAGACACCCTAAAAAGCCAGGTGATGGGGAAAGAACACTCTTGTTTTCAGCATCTGGTGAAGCCAAAGCCGCTACCATCCGCCTGCCCCTGCAGTGTGAATCTGTAAAGAACATAAATGGGGCTGGTCAGAGGGAGGTTTATGTTGCTGCAGCCTTGCCCTTGCTACAGCTGTGCACCTTCCTGGCTGAGCTCTCCCCTCTCTACCACCTGAGCCAGTTTGGCCTCCCCTTAGTGCTGTTAGGGTGCAGTGCTGCCTTTCCCATTGCCCTCTGGCTGGGGCCCTCCTCAGCAGGGAGGCCAGTCTAGGTGCTGACTCAAGCCTGGGAAGAGGGGTGAGTAGCTGGCTGGGCTGCTTGTGGCTGGGAGGAGTGTGTTAGGCCAGCAGGCCTCCAGAAGCTGAGTTTCACTGTAGGTTTTACGGTGTGTGGGAGGGCTTTAGTGGATGTCCAGCCAAAGCCCTAGAGCAGGGCTTGGTGTGAGGGAGAGCTCTACTGCCCCTGCCTGAGCTGCTGTCCACCTCAAGGTCATGCTCTGAAATGTAGGGGAACCTCTTCAAGTGAGCTGAGCTTGTGTGACCAACACTCCCAACTGCGGGTGGGCATGGCTGTTTTACAGGGCTTGGTGCCCTTCTATGTGTGAAGCCTTAAAATGGGATCTGGCTGCTGCACTGCGTAGTGTTCTGGttgttgctgcttctctgtgaGCAAGGACTGACAGGAAACCttgttctggtccctgctgaaGTGGTGTGTAACATCGGTTACCCAGCCAGAACTCACCACTTCAGGAGCTGTAGGCAACAGGCCAGCTGAGACAGCTTTTCCCTTCTAgcctccttcttccccacccAGCTGGCTCTTGGTAAAGACAGTACTGTCTTTGCTTTTGCCTGAAATAGTAACAATACTTATGGATGGCAGCTGAAAATGGGCTGTTCCGTAGATGtgctctgctctcccttcctccaATTGTTCCTGCTACCTGTGATCTTTCCATGGGCTGGCAATTTATACACTGTCATGGtcagcctgggctgctgctcCAGACTGAATTCACACCTTATATGGCAGTGTTTCCTGGGCCTGCTGGGTCAGTGcccagctccttcctctgctcctcctctcGCCAGGGCAGTAGGACCAGTATGGGGCCAAAGGAAGATGCTGCAATATCATCACTGTCCAGTGATGCTCAGGGGGCTTTCAAGGGGTGTGTAATCGACAGCTTCTGGGGGTGGGTATGTGCTAAGGTCAGAGGCAAGACAGGCTCTGTCTGAGAAAGATAAACTGCTATTACATGGGAGTGAAGAAACTATAGCAGCTTTCAGGCATGTGAAGCCTTCCTTCCAGGGTCAGCAACCACTGGAAGCCTTAATCTGCTGTGGCGCCATAGTGCaagcctgtgctgcctcccagcaTTAGGCTGCaggggtgtggggcagggcttctacaacagcagcacagctctggggaaGACCCAAGCCTTGCACGTGGGTTCCTGTCCCCTGCTCCATTAGATCCAGCTACTGCCCTCAGATTTGCTTCTGAAGAGGAGGGAAAGCTGCCTCTGGCTCTCCCCTGCTCTTCCCCAAGGGGCCAAAGGGGAAGCACCAACAGCCCCCCTGGGAAGGTGCTGGGCTCAGCTGCTGTAAGCTAGTTTATGAGCCTGTGCGCCACCTCAGCAATAGGcgtgggggtgtggggtgcaTGCTGGCCGGCCTCTGCACAGCACAAGTTGGGGCTAACACTGCCCCCCTTTGACAGCTCCAGCTGGCTTAAAGCTCAGGAGGCAGGGCAAGATCCTGGTGCCAGGTACAGCATGGGACCATGCTAAGAGGAAGGTGAAAACAGTTGATAATAATCCACTGTCAGCTAATCACAGGCTGACAGGAAGCACAGGCTTTGTTGAGCTGCTTTGCACAGGCCTAGGTGCTAATCAGCTGTGCAGCAtccctggcagccccaggctgtgcTGAATGAGTCTGGTGCAGCCCCACAACctcagccagcacagctccaacccacagagcagctgcaggccTGCTGGCCCTTGCTTGGGTAAAGGCTCACGCTCCCCACAGCTCACACCAGCACAACTGAGcctggaaaaaaagtgttttccaaGTGCTGGGGAATTGATCTCTACCAAATGTCAGCTgagctttgttttcctgcatgGAGCTTTAGCTTGGCCCCAGGGCTTCcctgcagcaggaaggcaggacagggatgggggctgctggaggaaTACATGACTAAGGGCTGTGCTCTGGCTGGATGGGGTGTTGGGAGTCTCTTGCATGATGTCCAAGCTGGCTGTGGCAACATAAACTAACCTTTTGTTTTCCATCAGGCTTCACACCATTGCCCCTTGCCAGCCTCTTTCTGGCCTTTGGGGTGATTACAGCTGTTGCTGTGTGTTTCCAGCGcttgtcccccccccccctctttttcctcATACCTTTCTACCCTAGCACCATAAGAGCAGGCACCATTGGCTGCTGTGTGTGAGCACCGCTACAGCTCAGACTGCCAAGAAAAAGGCCACAGACTGCTCTGGCATGGGTGATCACTGCCAGTAGCTGCCTGCAGAGGCACAGCAAGGCCCACCTGGCCAAGAGGCAGGACACAGCACAAACAAGACAGACATACTGTGATTTCAGTTGAGCCTtgttcctccctgccccagctggcaccaaagcaggcagcagctgggcagagggcCTTCCCTTAGAGGCCTGTTTAGAGCTGGTTTACTTGTTCTTGTGGAAGCTGAGGCAAGTCAGGGATACTTCCTCCTAGCCCTGCTACAGGGCTGGAGCCCTCAGAAGGGTCCATTTTGACACACTCTGATCAGGGATGGAGGGCGAGGAAGTCACCCAGGCTGTAGCCTTTCACTCCAAAAGAAACCAAGAGCACAAACATCAATATAAAGGCCCTCTTTGTCCCTTAACACTCCCATTTCTCTAACCAGAACCTGTATCCAGCTACAGGCCAGGCCACTCCATGATCCTGAATTGAAAGAGTGAAGAGGTACAAAGAAAGCTAGGTTTTCCTGGTAGAGCTTTGCTAGAGGAGGTGCTGCATGGGGACCTCTACAAATGCAGGCTAGACATCAGCTTCCTTTGAAGGGCAGTTACTGCTGCAAGCAGAGAGCCCATGTCTGGGATCTTTTCAGTGCTACAGCTTCATACTGCAGGTGCAAGGAAGCCACAGCCCCTCTGATAGAGCTGCACTTGTGGTCAACATTAAGATGCAGCAGGTGACACACCTACCTTAGCTGGTACAGCCATTGCACAGCATCCTTCTTGTCACAGGAATTCAGGTCTGTGCTAGGCTCGGGCTACCTGCAAAATAGCCCTCAAGAGTAAGAGCACCACCCCACCCCGGTCTAGATCCAAGCCTCAG is part of the Phalacrocorax carbo chromosome 6, bPhaCar2.1, whole genome shotgun sequence genome and encodes:
- the ELOVL1 gene encoding very long chain fatty acid elongase 1, coding for MEGIVNMYQDFMKKADPRIADYPLMQSPLLVMGILLAYVYFVLSLGPRLMANRKPLNLKKFMVLYNFFLVGLSLYIVYEFLMAGWLTGYTWRCDPVDFSQDPKALRMVSVAWLFVFSKFIELTDTVIFVLRKKNEQVTFLHLFHHSVLPWSWWWGAKFGPGGMGSFHAMINSMVHVVMYFYYGLSAAGPAFQKYLWWKKHITAIQLAQFVIVSVHISQYYFMPSCQYQFPIFIHLIWIYGTIFFILFSNFWYQSYTKGKRLPRVAQQAAQHNGSSIHENGTVANGKVKAN